A DNA window from Solanum lycopersicum chromosome 3, SLM_r2.1 contains the following coding sequences:
- the LOC109119699 gene encoding secreted RxLR effector protein 161-like — protein MAESKTAPIPMVVRQPSTSDNRLFDNPTLYRSIMGGLYYLAVTRPDIQHAVNRVSQSMHAPTEQNFQALKKILCYLKGSSRRGLLFQKENLELSIYSDSDWANDKDDRRSTTGYLLFLGQNLISWCTKKQTRVSRSSTEAEYRAMAAGVAEAMWLHHITDALGLPPFRPKIYCDNESTICVTKNQSFTIV, from the coding sequence ATGGCTGAATCTAAAACTGCACCTATTCCCATGGTTGTCCGTCAACCATCCACCTCAGACAACCGTCTATTCGACAATCCGACCCTCTATCGAAGCATCATGGGTGGCCTTTACTATCTAGCTGTTACTCGTCCAGACATCCAACATGCGGTTAATCGTGTCTCTCAATCCATGCATGCTCCAACTGAACAAAACTTTCAGGCATTAAAAAAGATTCTTTGTTATCTAAAGGGTAGCTCACGTCGTGGACTTCttttccaaaaagaaaatttggagCTCTCCATCTACTCCGACTCAGACTGGGCAAACGACAAGGATGATCGTCGCTCCACCACCGGGTACCTACTGTTTCTTGGACAAAATTTAATCTCTTGGTGCACCAAAAAGCAAACGCGGGTATCTCGTTCTTCCACCGAAGCTGAATACCGAGCTATGGCGGCTGGAGTTGCCGAAGCTATGTGGCTTCATCATATTACAGATGCTCTTGGCCTTCCTCCTTTTCGGCCAAAGATTTACTGTGACAACGAGTCCACCATTTGCGTTACAAAAAATCAGTCCTTCACGATCGTATGA